gttaatttgctccttctccaaggctgaaaGAATGGCATAGGGCACGCAGCAGGacccatctcaggcccagggaaattgacatccactgaagctggcttgggagctagggcagaggaggagggatcagataaattgGATAGAGTTCTTTCCCAAAGGGTGCTATTTGATCCACATGGTAAATTAGACATAAGCACTTCTTTTTTGCCAAGGGTGCTGttcttcactgattctggaggcaggAGTAGATTCTGTGTGGCTCACTCTCTCTTCCTGAGGTAACTGAATCCCGAATGCTAACACCAGCCCTGCTGTAGTTGTGCCAGGGGATTATGCTTGAGGGATGCTGGTTCTGGCCAAGTCAGGTCCAgaaactccttgctgcttccaaACCATCTCTCagtccccctgccactcagtccaatttcctaaatttgcctttgatattcagggctcttagctagtcatatatataatcatttcacttgagttttcgggtctttgttgtaagagggatcaccagaagcatctgactgctctgccatcttggccccaccttcccAAATAAATTCTTATGTCCTcatattttaaagaattaattAGGAGCCCCAGAGACAAGGAAATAATTTTGGAAACTATACTTGTCATTAAGATCTCTGccaatctattttatttttgcatcAAAAATATTTGCCTGACAGGTAAAAATAAAGTGTACTACCAGCTTTCAAAAATAGTCACTGAGTAtatcacaataaaatgttctcTTAACTTTTTTTGTTTCTGCCAGTATAcaataaaattctcatggaaacgAGAAGGGATCAGATGATATAGTTGATTATGCAATGCTGAATGTGTTCCTCAACCTCCCTCAGAGGCTGCAAGTGACTCACCAAAGTTGCTCTCATTTGTAaatttctttctctcacagaaaaGCAAACGAGTATTTCTAATGCGAAGAAAGCATGGCTCTAAGCAATGGATGGTAGTGGTAAAAGTGGTACAGCATCAAAAATTAGAAGTAAAGTACATTTAGTTTTTATtagatgaaataaatttctaaatATTCACCATAATTACTCATTTTTCCTTTAGTATTTGGAGACTATAAACATCACTATTTGTGGCACCACGACCTGCCCAGAGACTAATAAATGATAAGTGTTTGATAACCTAATTGTAGAACTAAATAATATGTAAATAGGTGACTATATTTTCTTTGAGTATGTACTGTAAGTGAATTCCATAAagcccatttccatcaagtctgttccaactcattgctaccctataagacagagtagaactgccctatagggtattgaaggagcacctggtggatttgaactgttgatcttttggttagtagttgtagctcttaaccactataccaccagggtttccaaggtgagtTCAAGATCTAATATATCAAACCTTGCTATTACATtctgaaaattatattttcaggTCTGGACTGGATCAGAAGAGAAATTATAAACAAGAAATTGAAATCTGGACTcatcaagaaaaaaatatgtatatatatgtatacatatatacatatatatataggtagTCCAATCAAATGATTTGCAAGGATAAAGGAATTAACATTTTGTTATAAAAGCTATGATTGGCAATAAATTTACTTTAGGAGAAATAGTAACAGCAAGATGTGaaattgttttaaattaaaattttaaaacttgttttaaaaatcataaacagATTGATGATAATAGGGAAGTTATGGTATATggaagtttttcagaagtaaaaatTTAACAAAGGTATAATTATAACAATTTGAATCGATTAAAAGTAAAGTGTATACTGTAAACTCTATACTCATTAAATACAAACCATACATTTCCCTCAAAATTTTACTCCATAGTAACACTATTATCCATCGCAAATATCATGGTAGTAgaaatttttctaatatttttcacAAAAGATTACAATGaaacaataattttaaattacattaaacaaacacacaaagcTCACTTTAATCAATTTATGTATAAAACTTTTAACTTTATTGATACACTTTGAGTCAATAATTCCATGTCAGGATATTTGAGCCATGATTACcttaggaaataataaaaaaaaaaaaaaaacacttcaaaatACTCATTATTATATAATTTATCATTCTATCTTTGGAAGAAATCTATTTAAGAAAATTGTGGTTCTCTATTTGAAGGTCtatgtatttttaaacattttattatgattCTTGCATAGAAATAAAACATGCATTTGATATATTACATAATTATACAAGACTCATTTGTAtattttgttattacaaacaatgattaaaaggaagaaaatgttatATAATAGTCTTAGATACAGAATTATATTTTTTGTCTATCCTCTATTTCTCAAATAGAATACATATGAAATGTATCTATACATCTATCTCTGTGTACCAATCTTTCTACATATATATGCTAAATCCCACTCTTTAAATGTAaatgcttacattaaaaaaaatgtaaagtaaaAAACTTCTTATTCCTTATTTTTTGAGAACTTTCCTAAGGGCCCTAGTGACGTCCTTGTTTCTTAGACTGTAGATAAGGGGGTTGAGCACAGGTGTAAGTATGGTGTAGAAGACAGAGACCACCACATCTTGCTCAGGGGAGTGGTAGGACTTTGGCAGAAGATACTTGATGATTGCAGCCCCATAGAATAGAGACACTACAGTCACGTGAGAAGAGCAAGTGGCCAAGGTTTTCCTGAGGCTCACATTTGAGCCGGTTCTCAGTATGGTGGACAGTATTTTTCCATAGGATGCCATAATGGCTGAGatgggagagaggagaaaaataaCACCACTGACAAAAAGACTCTTTTCATATTGGGAAGTGTCCACACAGACCAGTTTCAACAGGGCTGGGATCTCACAAAAGAAATGATGTATTTCCCTGGAGATGCAGTAAGGGAGAGTCAGTGTGTAGACTACATGAATCAAGGCATTTAGCAGTGCGCCCAGCCAGGACCCAACCACCATGAGCGTGCAGATCAAGGGACGCATGAAGATGGAGTAGCGCAGTGGGTGGCAGATGGCCACGTAGCGATCATAAGCCATGGCTGCCAGCAGAAGGCACTCTGCTGCCACCAGGGTCATGAAGAGGAAGAGCTGAGCACCATAGCCAATGAAGGAGATGTGGTGGTTCCCAGATAGAAAGGCGAGGGCCATTTTGGGGACAAATGTGGAGATATACAAGAAGTCTATAATGGATAGTTGGCTGAGCAGAAAGTACATGGGGCTGTGGAGACGAGAGTCAGCCCTAATAAGGATGATTATTGTGGTGTTACCAAACAGGGCCACAAGGAGAGCAAGCACAGTGAAAGTGAATAGGACCCAGGGAGCCTGAGTGCCAAGAAACAGGTCTAAGAGGATGAAATCACTCCTTGATGTCTGGTTGTTCTGGCATGACATTcttggttgtttctagttggCAACTTTGGAGAAATTTCCAAAAAGCATTATATTCACAATATTTTTATACTTATGCCAAATAAAATCATTTTCCAACATCTCacatccattttctttcttttttttttaagctatgaaTATATTTGCCTCTTCCCAGACTTCCCTAAGGACTCCTAGGAGACCATTCCATGATATGAAATTTGCCACATTGGGGGAGGAGGCATCATCACTCTTTATAGTTAAAATATCATTTGAAAACATTGTCTATTAAAGTTTTCTAGATACTGAAATTTCCATAAAACAAGTAATTATAGTAAACTTCCATAAAGCTAATGTCCTTTAAAGAAATGGCATTACTATCTGTACCAAAAAATTGTATAGCAAAAGCATGGAAAATGTTGGAGAAAGTTTCAGTCAGATAAAGGCATAGTTGTCATTGGTTAAATCTTTTATCAACAATCCAATTATCTGTGGAATTCTGACATgctgcaaaaaggaaaaaaaaataaaaatctcctcTAAGAGAACATttttgaggtccctgggtggtgcaaatgttttgcACTCATCTAGAAACCTTAAGGTTGGAGATTAGAATCCCCCTGGAGGCACCACTGAGGAAAGACCTCGGGACTTGCTTCCATTAAGATAACAGCCAAAAGGACccttgggagcagttctactctgtaacacatgggtttgccatgagtttgaatcaactctaTGGTTAAAAAATTAAGGCTATGTATAAAAAGATATTTTAGAAACATAAGAGAAATTAGgtaagtagttgttgttgttgttaggtaccgtcaagttggttctgactcatagcaaccctatgcacaacagaacgaaacactgctcggtcctgagccatccttacaacattgttatgcttgagctcattgtcacagccactgtgtcaatccacctcgttgagggtcttcctcttttctgctgaccctgtactctgccaagcatgatgaacTTGTCTTGGAGAAGGTAAGTAATACTCTCTGAAATGTCTTAACGTATGTTGTAATTGACCCAAACAGATAAATAATCTCCCTAAAGGAAGGGAATCTGGAAGGTTAGTTGCTTACATAAGTCTCTTTTTATATGGCTTCAAACTGAAAGAAGAGTGTCTTTGTCTGTGACTGTTGAGATGAATTGGCATGTCATACAATAAAAACTTATTTCTACTGCTGGTGCAGTAATTGAATCATTGCCCTTACTGATGATAGCTCAACAGCAATGTCTTTGCTAGAAAAGcacaaggctttctttctttcctggctcaTATTCCAAAAATAACTTAAAGTAACTTTTGAAGTAATATACATTAGAAGAAAGCATACTTTCACTGTTTGCATCATAGCACTGTTTTGAGGAACAAATATGTAATGAACATAAAATGCTGGTATTTTTAGATAAACTTTCATGCTAAGTTTTCTCTTGGATGtgatgtataaaaaagaaaaatcataaagtGTAAATATAAATGACTTGGTTTCCAAGAACTACCTCATTGGCTATATTAAAATGGATGAAATGAATTTAATAAAGGGAAATAGGCAAAGCGGATATTATAGCTATTTGAATAGCCTTAGTAACTTTCCAAACACTTTGTTATACATCATACTGAATACAGTGCACTCTAAGTAACATGGAGACAGGAAGAACATCTACGATACTTACCTCTTACCACCTAGTGCTTAGCAGAGACACTGGAATAGAGCATTTTCTCAGTAAAATCATTTGTCGATTAATGAGTTACtgaatgcatggatggatggatgaatgaatgtacAGAAGTCCCTGGAGTGAACTGACTATATCTTAATACTTAAAACATTGAGTCTTAGAAAGCTTAAATAACTTTCCTAAGATCAAATATTCCAAACTAAAGGTATCTTTTAGACTCTTCCAATACCTTATTCTAACTCTCATTTAAAATTCACCTGGGCTTCTCAACCCATTAACTCTAACCCAAAGAAAACAATATGTATTATGTATTAAAAATAGAATTGTAGAatctacagaattaaaaaaaaatttttaaaacttcaagggtcttttaaatccattcttttccttcaataggATGTGGAGGGCACTTATACttccatttccagataaacttGTTCCTAGACCGATTTGACTGATTTACTAAAATACATCTTAATGGACAGTGTGATTTGCCATTTATTCTAAAATACTTTTTGATAGTTTCAGATATTATGCACTGAAAGTTTTTTCAACTTATGCTTATATACATATAGTGAAAAGCAACTAAAAAACCTTTGTCCCAAAACAGTCCAACCTAGGGTTGATAAAATATGGTTctcatattttaaatatcagtttAATTAATGATTATAATAGATAGTATAGAAAATATAAAGATTAAAATGAAGCAATTCACTAACAAGTTTAACAATCCATAAAAAGATATTAATTTGGGGGGAATTTCTTCTGTTAATACCTAAAGAGTCTACCAATATGACCTCTGTGCCacgaagacaaaataaaatcaaccaccaaattttcatttgtttatttagtgttGTATTGCTAACGTTAATACATATATGTCCTGAGACAAAACAGTGTATAACTCTAGTTAAGTGACTATTTATGtattattaagatttttttttttttttacagatatctTGCAAACTTTATTCCATTCAGCTGTGAAAAAAGTCTGTCATGAAAGTCTCTCAACACTGGTGATGAAATTCTGGGATATCTATCTCAATACTCATTATATTGTTTAATGCATGACTGGGTTACTCCCTACTCTAGACTTGGAGCACTACGTAtgtttgaaaacaaaataaaatttatcaaCTTATGTAAGAGAAACTGCCTTAGTATGTAAAATGAGTTAATTAGCCTCTGTCTCTCATCAGATGGTAAAATTAACTTTATGTAGATAAAATATATTCTAACTCAATAGGACATGTTCATTAAATGACTTTTTAATTTGATAATAGCTTGTTAgagatttttccattttattcacAAGGTATATTAGGCAGCTCAAGAAATCATAACGcattttcttccaaaaaattcctGAGAAAATTACGTTTACTTACTCATATGAAGAAAACTGATTCTACTTATAAAGTTTTGTAGATACCATTCACCATTCTTTTAATATCAGAAACACAGAATTCTCCTTAACAAAGGTTAAATATCATGAAATTATTGTTTCAATAGCCAAAAGCCAATTTATGGTTCCACAGGAAGTCCTCAGAGAAAATACCTCTTGTTGGCAGCTCTGGTCTCTTAGGTAAACTTTATGATTCAAAAAaatactaaacaaaacaaaaaaaggttacAGATATTTCAAGGTTATGCGCAGTATCTACCAAGGAATGTTATTTGTCAAATGATTGGTGAGGAAAGATTTAAGTGAAcctaaaaaaactacaaaaaaaaaaatttttttttttaaaaaaacaaacaaaaaactactaaTAGCCAGTTGTTTTAAAAACTAAATAGGCTATTTGATATCATCATTAAAAAGGTAATGAGAACTTCTGGTTTCAGCTCGAAcatgtaaagacaccaaaaattgTTACTTACATtctcaaaacagtaaaaaaaaagttgaataaaCTGAAAATCATTGACTTTTTTATTGGACTCATCACACAACTAAGGTCTCATGGCACATTACCACCCCTATATCTGCAGTCATAGACAAGTCCAGAGAGTCACAGCCAAAATCTTACCTGAAGCGAAAAACACAGAGACCATAAATTGGGAGGAACATTTAAATGGTAAACTTGATGAATGACTTGAGGCTGTGTGTGTGCACTGGTGTAAGAGTGATTAACCACTGGGGACTATAGCATTTAAAATTCTCCACACTCTTTTGTACTTTAAGGACGAGGATCCCTGCCAACTTCTCATAGCAAAGAGCCAAGAATGATCTTTTCCCAGCTCTGATAGGGAAGGAAAAACTAACCATTTTGAAATAAGTTTCAAGAATTCTCCATTAAAAAGAGGACTTATTGTTAGGTGGAAGGACTTTACCAAAGCTTTATCCCACCTAAGGGAAGGAGGTATTTACCCAAATCTAGCCCCCTCTGGTCTTCCTATCTCACTAAAGAGGGGGAAAGCTAAGGAACACAAGCCCATGAAAAGACTGATATTTAATCCTAGGATTATAGAATATGTCTCTAGTCACAGATCTTAACACCACATCAATAGGTCTCCAGCATAACAAGAGTAGATTACAGCTGAAAGAGCAGCAAGGCATAAACTCTATCTTAGGAAAATTTCTAAGAGAAGCACAAATACGAAAgggaagacaaaaaagaaaactagaggaATTGGAAGCCCCAggtctacagattgggaaaacattaaacacagTCCAAGTCCTAGCCAGACCACCATAAAACATAGTACAAAAAGTTAGTTCCTATTACTGAAAACATCACATAGgttttcaacaataaaattatGTAAGTCATGCTAAAAGGCatggaaaacaaagatgagaaaaagcTAATGTCAGAAAAAGATTCAGATAAGACATCGATTATggagcctcccagtccttacagctaaaAGCATTAGGTGCCTACAGTACAGCTGTAGAACCCACCAATCTGTGGGCTCTAGAGTACAGGgatgcaccttcctcacagacacttaagggaaggttgtcagtcccctgccttgctcagagtgtgaccacctGCTTCAACCAGAAActtgtacatacaccaatcatcaCTGCTCCCTTAAgaatgtaggtgagagcctacaccacacacttggtgacctacTACCTGAACACCCGAGCTGAgtctatacaagaaaagtgaatggacttctaggggCATATATCTGGaaagagctctagccatcttgtgagaggacattagagcttcaagggctccataatcaagatagctcactaaAGCAGCCTGTTTGGGcttatcaaaaccaaacaaagcaagaagctggacacagtaagcaaacataaaataaatgaatgcaataacttatagatggcttggaaaccctggtggcatagtggttaagtgctacggctgctaaccaaagggtcggcagttcaaatccaccaggcattccttggaaactatggggcagttctatactctcctatagggttgctatgagtcagaattgacttgacagcactgggttttttactgatgGCTTGGactacagtcaatatcaaatcacataaagaagcagaacattaTAGGTTCAACAAGctgccaaaacaaagaatcaagtaatcttctggatgaagatatattcctagaattCCCAGtagtagaatacaaaaggttaatatacataatactttaagagatcaggaaaatcaggcaaaatgtagaaaaagccaaggagcgcacagataaaacagtggaggaaattaagaaggttatttaagagcataatgaaaaatttaataggctgcaagaatccatagagagacagcaatcggaaattcaaaagattaacaataaaatttcagaattagaccactCAATAGAAGGAGCAGAACtgaagaaatggaagtcagaattagtgagattgaagataaaaaacacttggaaccaatatagtcaaagaaaaatcagataaaagaattaaaaaaaaaatgaagaaacactaagagccatgtgagactctatcaagagaaataacctcagAGTGAGTGGaataccagaaaagggagggaatagagaaaatatagaaagaaTTGTTCAAGattggttggcagaaaacttccttgatactgtgaaagacaagaagatatctatccaagattctcatcgagccccacacaaggtagattgcaaaagaaagtcaccaagacatataataatcaaactttccaaatccaaaggcagagaattttaagagtggctagggataaacaaaaactcacctacaaaggagagtcaataagaatttgctcagactacttagcagaaaacatgcaggcaagaaggcaatcagatgaaatatataaagacttgaaggcaaaaaagaattgccagccaagaatcatctaTTCAGCAAAacgcctctcaaatatgaaggagaaattaggacatttccagataaatagaagttgagagaatttgcaaaagccaaatcTAATCTAAAAGAAATACTGAAAGGagatctctggttagaaaatcaataacttcagataacaacccaagactagaacacaggacaaagcaaCCAGATATCGACTCAGAAAGGGAAATCCCCAaaataaatcaatttaaaaaaaatgctcaaaacagggaaacagagaggcCATTACGTAAAATAtcacaacattaaatcaataaagagggactgaaacatgtagtcatagatctttcatatggagaggaagttagggcaatataaagaaataaaactttagtttaaatttataaaaataggggtaaatactaaggtaaccactagggagactaacaatcctacacatcaaaataaaatacaagaaaaatgcaaagactcagcaaaaccaaaatcaataacaatgaaacAGAGTAAAAgacaattaataaagaaaaactgctcagcacaaaaaataaagtgggaaaaagaaattgtcaacaacacacataaaaagacatcaaaatgacagcattaagcttatacctatccataattatgaggAATGTAATGGGCtagatgcaccaataaagagacagaaattggaagaatggacaaaaaaaaaaagatctgtctatatgccatCTAcatgaggcacaccttagacttaaatacacaaactaaaactcaaaggatggaaaaaacatatcaagcaaacaacaatcaaaaaggagcatgggtggcattattaatttctgacaaaatagactttaaagttaaatccaccacaaaagatgaggaaggacactatataatgattaaaagaacaATATAATAGGGAGATATAATGATATTAAATTTTTACGCACCCAGTGACACGGCTTCAAGATAAGTAAAACaatctctaacagcattgaaaagcatgATGGACAGGCCTtcaataagagtaggagacttcaacacaccatgttTGGTGAGGGACAGAAAATCCAGAAAGGAGCTCGATAAAGACAtgtaagatctaaatgccacagtcaacacACTTGACCTCAGGGACGTATACAGAagagtccacccaacagcagacaagtatactttcattttcaatgcacatggaacattctcatgaatggaccacatattaggtcataaagcaagccttaacagaatccaaaacattgaaatattacgatGATCTTCTatgaccataaagtcataaaactaggaatcaataacagaaaaagcaagaaaaagaaatcaaacacttggacactgaacaacaccttggtcaaaaactactgggttagagaagaaatcaaggacggaataaagaaatgcatagaatccaataagaatgaaaacacttcctatcagaacttttgggttACAGTTAAAGcagccctcagaggtcaattcatagaaataaatacatacatctaaaaagaagaaagtgccaaaatcaaagaattatccctaccacttgaacaaatagaaagagcaacaaaagaaaacctcaggcaccagaagaaaacaaataataaaaattagagccaaattaaatgaaatagagaagagaaaaacaattaaaagagttaacaagaccaaaagctggttctttggaaagattaagaaaatcaataaaccattggtcacactgacaaaagaaaaacaggagaggaagcaaataacccaaataagaaatgagacaggcaatatcacaacagacccaactgaaatgaaaagaatcatatcagattactatgaaaaattgtactctaacaaatttgaaaacctagaagaaacaaatttctagaaacacactacctacctaaactaacacagaggtaaaacaagtaaataaacccataacaaaagaagagattaaaaaagtaattttaaaaactcccaacaaaaataagcCTTGGCACTgaaggtttcactggagaattccactaaactttcagagaagcgctaactccactactactaaagttatttcagagcatagaaaaggatggaatgctcccaatctaattctatgaagccggGGTAACCCTGGCACTAAtatcaggtaaagataccacaaaaagagaaaattacaggccaatatccgtcatgaacatagatgcaaaaattttcaacaaaattttggccaatagaattcaacatctatcaaaaaaataattcatcatcaCCAAATGGgaatcataccaggtatgcaggaatgattcaacattagaaaaatcatcAACGTAATGtataacataaataaaagacaagaaccacatgatcttgtcaattgatgcagaataggcatttgataaagtccaacacccgttcatgataaaaactctcagcaaaataggaacagaagccaaatccctcaacaaaataaacagcattatacaaagccaacagccaacatcatcctaaacgaagagagtctgaaagcattcccctagaaaatgggaaccagacaaggatgccattcatcaccactcttatttaatattgtgctggaggtcctagtcagaaaaATTAGgctgggaaaaataaataaatgaatgaatagcaTCCAAATTGTTAAGGAACAAGTAaacatatctctatttgcagatgataggatcttatacagagaaaaccctaaagaatccacaagaaaactactggcacTACcacaagatttcagcaaagcatcaggatacaagataaacatgcaaaaaacaatcagattcctctacaccaacaaagagaacatcaaagaggaaaccaccaaatcaatactattta
The window above is part of the Elephas maximus indicus isolate mEleMax1 chromosome 2, mEleMax1 primary haplotype, whole genome shotgun sequence genome. Proteins encoded here:
- the LOC126067841 gene encoding olfactory receptor 2T27-like, which translates into the protein MSCQNNQTSRSDFILLDLFLGTQAPWVLFTFTVLALLVALFGNTTIIILIRADSRLHSPMYFLLSQLSIIDFLYISTFVPKMALAFLSGNHHISFIGYGAQLFLFMTLVAAECLLLAAMAYDRYVAICHPLRYSIFMRPLICTLMVVGSWLGALLNALIHVVYTLTLPYCISREIHHFFCEIPALLKLVCVDTSQYEKSLFVSGVIFLLSPISAIMASYGKILSTILRTGSNVSLRKTLATCSSHVTVVSLFYGAAIIKYLLPKSYHSPEQDVVVSVFYTILTPVLNPLIYSLRNKDVTRALRKVLKK